Genomic window (Streptomyces liliiviolaceus):
CGTACGCCAGGAGAGGTTCTCCTTGAAGACCGGCCCGAGGATCAGGCCGATCAGCGGCACTCCGGCGAGCGTCGTGACGATGTACGCGAGGGCGAGCCCGAGCGTGTACAGCATGCCCGGCAGATAGAAGTCCTTCGCGTTGCCCGTCATCATCGCGAAGACGACACCGAAGGCGACACCGAAGACACCGCTGAACGCATGCTTGACGGTGTCCTTCATGACCAGACGGACCACGACGAGCAGGATCGAGACACCGAGGGCCGCGATGGCCGCCGAGTGCAGATCCTTGTTGATCGTGAAGATCGTGACGAAGAGCAGGCCCGGCAGGACCGTCTCGATCATGCCCCGCAGACCGCCGAACGCCTCGAAGAGGGCGGCTTCGGTCACCGCCCGTGAGTCCTGCGCATCCTGCGCGTCCCGCTGGGCGTCTTCGGTCGGCTTGTCGAGCGACGTCACCGGCTACTCCCGTCCGAGGGGTCTGAGTTCGTACTTCGGATTGAACAGCACGCGCCGGCCCCGGCTCATCGAGATACGGCCCGACGCCATCAGCTTGCGCCCCGGTTCTATCCCCACGATGGAACGCCTGCCGAGCCACACCACGTCCAGGGCGGCCGAACCGTCGAACAGCTCGGCCTCCAGGGCCGGGACACCGGCCCTCGGGCGCAGGGTGACCGTGCGCAAGGTACCAGTAACCGTGACCACCTGTCGGTCGCGGCAGTCACCGATACGGGTGCAGCCCGCGGTCTCGGCGTCCTCGCGCAGCTCCTCCGACTCCAGGTCCTCCTGGGAGGAGGAGAGCCGGTCGATCATGCGCCGGAACCGGCCCGCCGGCTTTTCGGATCGAGGGACAGCACTCATAGCTCAAAGCGTACCGGGGGCCGCTGACAGGAACGTACCCGTAGCACTAACGCTCGAACCGGTAGCCCATCCCCGGTTCGGTGACGAAGTGCCGCGGATGCGAGGGGTCCACCTCCAGTTTGCGGCGGAGCTGGGCCATGTAGACCCGCAGGTAGTTCGTCTCGGTGCCGTAGGAGGGGCCCCAGACCTCCTGGAGCAGCTGTTTCTGGCTGACCAGGCGGCCCGTGTTGCGCACCAGGACCTCCAGGAGGTGCCACTCGGTCGGGGTGAGGCGTACGTCGCGGCCGTCCCGGTGGACCTTCTTGGCGGCCAGGTCGACGGTGAAGTCCTCCGTCGTGACGATCACGTCGTCCTCGCCGCCGCCGGTGGGCTCGGCCCGGCGGACGGCCGCGCGCAGCCGGGCGAGCAGCTCGTCCATGCCGAAGGGCTTGGTCACGTAGTCGTCGGCGCCCGCGTCCAGGGCCTCGACCTTCTCGTCGGAGGAGTGCCGCGCGGACAGGACGAGGATCGGTACGCGCGTCCAGCCGCGCAGTCCCCTGATCACCTCGACGCCGTCCATGTCGGGCAGGCCCAGGTCGAGCACGACGACGTCGGGGTGACGGGCGGCGGCGAGCTGGAGGGCGGTGGCGCCGTCGGGGGCCGCGTCGACCTCGTACTTGCGTGCCTTGAGATTGATCACGAGTGCTCGGGTGATCTGCGGCTCGTCGTCGACCACGAGGACCCGGGTCATGAAGCCTGCCTTTCCGGTTGTACGGGTTCTTCTTGTACGCGTTCCGCCTGAAGGGCCTCTTCTTGTACGGCTTCTTCTTGTACGGCCTCTTCTTGTACGGGTTCCGCGGCGTCCGGGGCTTTCGGGCGGGCTGAGCCCACCCTGAGCGTGAGGACCATGGTGAGGCCCCCTCCAGGGGTGTCCTCGGCGTTCAGCGTGCCGCCCATGGCCTCGGCGAACCCCCGGGCGACCGCGAGGCCGAGGCCGACCCCGGCACCGCGCGGGGCGTCGCCGTACCGCTGGAAGGGAGCGAATATACGGTCCTTCGCCTCGTCCGGGACGCCCCGGCCCCGGTCCACGACCCGTACCTCCACCCGGTCGCCGAGCGTGCTGGCGGCGACGAGGACACGTTCGTCCTCGGGGCTGTACTTGACGGCGTTCTCGACGAGGTTGGCGACCGAGCGCTCCAGCAGGCCCGGGTCGACGGCGACCATGGGCAGCGTCTCGGGGATCTCCAGTTCGACGCTGTGCTCGGGTACGCCGCCCAGGGCCATCGGGACGACCTCGTCGAGGTCGATCTCGCGGATCAGCGGGGTGACCGTGCCGGTCTGGAGGCGGGACATGTCGAGCAGGTTGCCCACCAGGTGGTCGAGCCGGTCGGCGCCCGCCT
Coding sequences:
- a CDS encoding OB-fold nucleic acid binding domain-containing protein — its product is MSAVPRSEKPAGRFRRMIDRLSSSQEDLESEELREDAETAGCTRIGDCRDRQVVTVTGTLRTVTLRPRAGVPALEAELFDGSAALDVVWLGRRSIVGIEPGRKLMASGRISMSRGRRVLFNPKYELRPLGRE
- a CDS encoding DUF3159 domain-containing protein is translated as MTSLDKPTEDAQRDAQDAQDSRAVTEAALFEAFGGLRGMIETVLPGLLFVTIFTINKDLHSAAIAALGVSILLVVVRLVMKDTVKHAFSGVFGVAFGVVFAMMTGNAKDFYLPGMLYTLGLALAYIVTTLAGVPLIGLILGPVFKENLSWRTRNPGRKKAYAKASYAWGLILLAKCAILFPLYWWADTTQFGWVLIALKIPPFLLAVWLTWVFLAKAPPPIDVFAEMEAAEKAEKERQAAARSAD
- a CDS encoding response regulator, translated to MTRVLVVDDEPQITRALVINLKARKYEVDAAPDGATALQLAAARHPDVVVLDLGLPDMDGVEVIRGLRGWTRVPILVLSARHSSDEKVEALDAGADDYVTKPFGMDELLARLRAAVRRAEPTGGGEDDVIVTTEDFTVDLAAKKVHRDGRDVRLTPTEWHLLEVLVRNTGRLVSQKQLLQEVWGPSYGTETNYLRVYMAQLRRKLEVDPSHPRHFVTEPGMGYRFER